The Funiculus sociatus GB2-C1 DNA window TCCCCGATTTGTTTGGTCAAGGCAACCTCGGCGGGATTTATGTTGGTCAGCCTCCCAAGATTACCAGTAGCGATCTTCCTACTGGAAGAAACTATCCCGACGTTATTAGCAAAGGTGGACTCGGAGAGGAAGGTGGTCAGCCATCAAGCACAACTCATGTAGAAGCTTTCTACCGCTTGCGAGTCACCGACAATATCACCATTACCCCTGGAGTCATTGTGCTGTTTAATCCACTTCACAACGACGATAACGACACCATAACTATAGGCTCAATCCGTACTACCTTTACCTTCTAAGTCACGGGCGTTGAGTTTTTCAGGGCGACTATAAGTCGCCCTGAAAAAACCAAAAAAAATTCTAAGTAATCTGGGAACAGGTTTGGTAATAAAAGCGTCATCTACTTAAGAAAGGCACAGCAAGGCTAAAGGACAGTATGAACTGAAGTTTTTATCCCAGTCATACCCGCCCCCGATTCCTAAAATGCCGATCAAAACCTTGTTTATTACTTTCTATTACTTCTAGTTCTGAGCTTGCTCAGGATGAATTCCAGAAGCAATTATTTTCCCTTGTTGAGTATCGAGTTGGGCTAGAACGGTTCCTTACATTGTTATTCACTCACTGATGGAGTCCTTACATGATTGCTAAATCAAATAAGTATGCTGTTTGTTTAGGTCTAGCCGGAGGCTTAGCGATCGCTCTTGCCCCCAACGCTCAAGCCCAACAAGCTACTTCGACTACAACTACAAGCGGACAAGCCCAAAGGGTTCAGATTACAGGTGGTACAGTCGCAGGAACAGCTGCCTTCTTTTCGACGATACAAAATCAATTAGGCTCCACTCCTAACGCTCCAGTTCTGTTTGATGCTACCGTCAACAGTCTTCAACTTCAAACCACTTCCGGAAACACAAACACTGCTACTTTCAAACCGCAAGCAGCCAGTTTCAAAGATACGGGTGCTGGCAACGTTGGTACTCCTGGGGCGGGTGACGAAGCTACCTTGCTTGGCGGCTTATCTGGGATAGCCTCTACATCTAACGGTTTTCTAGTTCCGTTCACCAATGTCCCGACAAGAATAGACTTCAAACTAAATTCCTTTACCACCGATGCCTTTTTGACAGGCTCGTTGATTACTCCTAAGGTGGCAGGTAACGCTCCCCCTGTTTTCCTACCAGTTGCACCTATTACGCTATCTACTCAGTCTCAGACAAACTTTAATTCTAGAAGTGGGTTCCTGCAAGTTGGTCCCTATAATGGACAACTGACTTCGGGTTCCATTGCTTTGCCTCCAACTGTTCGTTTCAGTGCCGGAAGTGGCAACACTCCTAATGTTCCTCCAGTTGTTGTGGGGCAACGAACAAAATTCGAGATTGAGGGCAAAGGATTCGGAACCTTAACTAACACTTTTGCCGAGCAACCTAGTACAACTTCCACAGCAACAGGCGGCACCACCACAGGCGGCACCGGCACCACAACTGGCACCACCGCAACTGGCACCACAGCAACAGGCACCGGCACCACAACTGGCGGCACCACCACAACTGGCAGCAATACAGGCACCACAACAGGCGGCACCACCACAGCAACAGGCGGCACCACAACAGGCGGCACCACCACAGCAACAGGCGGCACCACCACAGGCGGCACCACCACAGGCGGCACCACTGGCGGCACCACCACAGCAACAGGCGGCACCACCACTGGCGGCACCACAGCAACAGGCGGCACCACCACTGGCGGCACTGGGGACGACAGCACAACTAGCAGCACAACGATCGCTCAAAGCTTCGACAGCAAGCTAGCTTTCAAAAGCGATACTGCCCAAACCAAATTCAAAATTGAGGGTGAGGGAAACCAAAAATTCACGGTCGAAGGCACCGTCAATGGCGCTGAGATTCAACTGGGTGGATCTAACATCCGCGAACTGAAACTTTCATCTGGCGTTAACACTTCTCCGATCGACTTTAAAGTTAAAGGCGAAGGTGTTGGCATCACCACGGTGACAGGTGGCAGCACTGTTAGCTATGTAAGCCCGCAGAGCCGAACTGAGTTTGAATTTAAGCAAGATGGCTCTAATGGTTTCACAGCCAAGGGAGATAGTCTGGGTCGTACCCAATTCAAGGTAGGTGCGATCGCCAGTAACTTCGCTTCATACGATGCTTCTGCTAGCAGCACCACCAACAATTTCTACTATGGCAACAGCAGCTATAGCTATGGCGCTGGCGCAAATACAAGCAACAACACAGGCTTCTACTCTTCCCAAAACCAGCAATTCGCCATTAACCTGAACAATAACGTTAACATCGATAACTTCTACAGCAGTGGCGGCGGCAGCTTCAGCTTCGGCGGCGGCGGCAGCTTCGGCAGCGGCGGCGGCAGCTTCGGCGGCGGCAGTGGTAGTGGTACAGGTACAGGTACAGGCTCAGGCTCAGGCACAGGTACTGGTACTGGTGTCGGTACAGGTACAGGCACAGGCACAGGCTCAGGCTCAGGCTCAGGTTCAGGTTCAGGTGTCGGCACAGGCACAGGCACAGGCTCAGGCTCAGGTTCAGGCACAGGCTCAGGCTCAGCTAGTGGCAGTGGCTCAGGTAGTGGCTCAGGCTCAGGCACGACTGTCACACTTTACAACGAGCAAACCATCAACCTGATCGCCCTGAATAATGCTTTCATCAGCAGTTCTTCAAGGCTCTACCCCGTTTTCGCCCCTGGCGGCAATACCAGCGTCAGCGTATCCGTTGAGCGCGGTAGTAACGATCGCATTTTGCTGGTTGAGCGCCAAAATAACGGTCGCGGTAACGCCTACGGTCATTACAAAGACAAGAAAGACCAAGGTCGGGTGGTGCAAGCTTGGCAGCAAGTAGGACCAGGAAGTAAGCTCATCCCTGGTATGACTGGTCTGTATGAGATTCCGACCACTCAGGTTTCTAACCCCCAAGGTTTCGACAACGACGACGACGATAACGACGACGACGATGATAACGGAACCTCTACAACCCCTACCACCGGCACCACAACCACACCGACGACTACATCACCTTCTGGCACAACCACAACTGAGCAAGGTGACGACGACGGTGACGATGACGACGGTGACGATGACGACGATAACGGAGCTTCTACAGCCCCAGCTCCAGCCCCTACAGGCACATCAGCTCCAGCCCCTACAGGCACATCAGCTCCAGCTACAGGTACAGGTAGCACAGGCTTACCCGCTACAGGTCAATAGTAGCTACCACTCAATCGGATGCTGATGCTCTGAATTGAGGAAAAACGTGCAACTCGCGCTCTTAGCAACAGGAGACGAGTTGCCAACACTAGGGTACTGCTAACTTGAGTTAGAAAAGTGATATAGCGATCGCCTCCAGGTCATGAACTGGAGGCGATTTTTTCGTTTATGTAGCCTTAACGACTGTAGCCGCTTCGCCTTGCCGAAGAGTAGTCAAGGGCGAACAAACCAAGCCTGCACAACTCAAGGCTTTATGGCTCTCTAGATGCTAACAATGCCTGACCATTGAACTTTTTTCAGCTTGTCCCGCCGATAAGAGAAGAAAAATTCTGGTTCCTGGTAGGTGCAGTGAGGTGCTACGCTTACTTGTTCGCTACTAACTCCCATCTGTTCTAGTTGTAACTCGTTGACTCGCCGCACATCCAAGCGCACCCGTCCTGGCTGTGAATCTGGCAACAGAGGCGAATTGGGCAACTGCTGCAAGGCATCCAAAATTGCTTCTAAATCTTTTTCTGGGTCTAGCTGTGGTACGATACTAGCCCCAACTTCAGCCGCTACATCAACAGACAGCTGATAGACTTCACCAGTGATCGCAGGCCCCATCGCCACACGCAGATTTTGCAGTTGAGAGCCGTTTGCGAGAAGGTGAGCGATCGCTTGCGGAACAATTTTCCTAGCAGTACCGCGCCAACCTGCATGAACTGCCCCAACCTGCCCCGTTTGGGTATCAGCAATTAAAACCGGAGTACAATCAGCACTTGCTACCCACACCGACTGCTGGGGAAGTTCCGTCACAATCCCATCAGCCGGGGGTAACTCTTGACAATCGGCAGCCTCTTCAATTTGGGAAGGTGTCATCACAACATTGCCATGCACCTGTTTAACTCGATAAACCTGAGCGTCTGGCTGTAAAACCCCCACTAATTCCGCCGGATAGCGCGGCGAAAATTGTTGCGTAAAAAAACCGTGAGGCCAGTTTCTTAGCAAGCTACAAGTTAAATAGGGCAATCCTTCCCAATTATGCCAATTCCAGATATTAGTAAGATTTTGCGATTCTCCTGCGCCCAAATTCAGATCGGTGCGGGAAAGCATTGCCATCTGTTAACACTCCTCAAATGTCAGTGAGATCATGCTAACTTATGTAACCAATTAGTGATTTTGTATTAACGGCATTTAATTGACATCTTGCCCTATTCTCAATAAGCCTCAAAACTAGCCAAGAAATAAATTTCTTGGCTAATAGCGAAAGTCCCTTAAAATAGACTGAAATCTTTATATAATCAGCCTTTAGTCCTCTTAAGAGGACTAAAGGCTATTAGCCAGAAATTTTAATCTCTGGCGGGTTATTGCAACTGGTCTAAGATGTGGCATTTAATCAACATTGGCTGAAAGCCTCGGTAGGGGAAGTGCCTCTAAAGCTTTCCTATCATATATTTGAGACACTTCCCTCCACCAACCAAACCGTCTGGAAATTGATGGATCAAGGGGCAGAACCGGGAACGGTAGCGATCGCTCTTGAACAAACTGCTGGGCGGGGTCAGTGGGGTCGTCAATGGCAATCAAGCCTCGGTGGACTTTACCTATCCCTAGCCCTAGCTCCCAACCTACCAGCAACAAATAGCGCTCTTCTGACTTTATGCAGTGCTTGGGGAATTGCCACAGCATTACGTAGTCACAGCATCCCAGTATTTATTAAATGGCCCAACGATTTAATACTTTGGGGACGCAAACTAGGCGGCATTCTCACCGAAACTAGAGTACAGCAGGGAAAAATTACCAAAGCAGTCGTAGGCGTAGGGATTAACTGGGCTAACCCAGTACCTGAAACGGGAATTAATTTACAATCATTCTTTGAACAACAGCCACAACAAGTAATTTCATCCCTGGAAAGTCTAGCAGCAATTACTCTACAGGGAATTTTTACCGGATACCAATACGCCTCGCCGAAACAGATAGAGACTCTGTTACCCTCTTACTTAGAGCTTCTCACTAGCAAGGGTCGTTGTGTAATCGTAAACGGACGTTCTGGAGTCGTTGTGGGAGTCGCACCTACTGGCGAACTGCGAGTCCGCTTGTACTCAGGAGCCGCAGCCGAAGAAATTTGCCTCCAGCCCGGTACAATCAGTCTGGGCTATGAACGGTGATTTTTCCAGCTCCAGGGTGAAATGGGTGAAGACTTACCAGACTTAACTATTGAGAGCCAGTGAAATGAGGAGTGATTCCCAAATGCAAGAGCGAAACCACCCTAGTTGTACTTTGTTTGGCTTATTCTGCCGCCGTAAAGTGCTGATGCAGGGACTGAGTTGGATTGGCGGTATCGGTGTCATCAGCAGCGGCTGGGTTGTGGCCCAGACCGATCCGAGTATAGACAACATAGGCTCGTCCACAACCCAAGAAGCACCGCCTGTTGTAAGATTTGAGTCAAACTCGCCGCGTCCGCCAGCACCTCCGGCTGCACGTCGCCGCTCTATTGCACAACCAGAACGGGCTATTGTCCCCCGTCGTCGCTCGGCACCAACAGCGTCAGAGCCTAGTGTAGTTCCCCGTCGTCGTTCAGAAAAGCCAGTTGCTTCCCGCGGCCGCCGCTCAACACCAAAGCCAATTGCTTCCCGCCGTCGCCGTTTGGCACCAGAATTAGAGCAAGCGTCAGCTGCTTTCCGCCGCCGCTATTCACCCGCCACCGAGCCTAGTGTAGTTCGCCGCCGTCGCTCAGCACCAGCAGTGGAGTCAACTGCCGTATCTAGAGAACCAGAACTTTCTGCCCCAAATTTGTTGGAGCCAAATGCGATTTCTTATGTGAAGCCTCCTAAGCTTGCACCAAGCACATCAGGGGAGCCAGAGATTGCATCCAGCGACTACAACAATAACTACATCGATCCTACAGATTACAGTCTTGGAGCGACAAGTGGAGGCGAGGAGCTTAGTGCCTCTTATGAGGAACCGCCTGAGGTTGTGTTGTCCGAACGCTCAACTGGATGCCAAAGTGTTTTACAAAGCGGAGAGGGATTATCCGGCGGGCTTTGTGGTGGTGGTAGGGTAGCCTCTAGAAGACGCGATCGCGTAACCGCTAACCTAGCTTCTTCTCCCAGAAGCCGTAGAACTTACGGAAATGAGGTACGGCAAGCTATCAGGGCTAGAGAGTCCGGGAATCGAGCTGAAGTAACAGAAGCTATCAGGGCTGTAGGAAACCGCTCCGGGTTACGGCGCTCTCGTCTGGCATCTAGGCTAGAACGCAATAACCGCCGGGGAACCCTGTTGGCATCTGCCGGGCCTGTGCAAATTGGCCCGATTCGCGATCGCAGTAATCGCACTCGTTACCGTCGCAACAGGACTTCCTCCTCAGCGCCTGCGATCGCTTCCAACTTCCAGTCAGAACGCGAATACACACCACAAAATATACCCAGTTACAAGCCACCAATCCCCACCATTTTTCGAGGCTTGAGCAACGGCAACACCAGTTTAATTTTCCCACTGGCGGTTCCGGCACCAATTACCTCACTGTTTGGCTGGCGGGTGCATCCGATTTCCGGTAGTCGCAGATTCCACGCAGGTACTGACCTGGGCGCACCGATGGGAACGCCAGTTCTAGCAGCATACGCTGGTAGAGTAGCGATCGCGGACTGGATGGGCGGTTACGGTCAAGCCATTGTCCTCCAGCACAACGAAACCCAAGAAACCCTCTACGCTCACCTCTCAGAAATTCTTGTCCAACCAGGTCAAGTTATCGAACAGGGAACCGTAATTGGGCGAGTTGGCAGCACTGGCAATTCCACAGGCCCCCATCTCCACTTTGAAGTCCGCCAGTTAACCGAGTCAGGCTGGACGGCGATGAACTCAGGCGCTCAACTAGAGTATGGTTTGGCGCAACTGATCAAAGCCTTACAAGTAGCCCAGGCACCTCCTCAAACAACCCCTCAAACAACTCCTCAAACAACCCCTCAAACAACCCCTCAAACAACTCCTCAAACAACCCCTCAAACAATGCAACCAGACAGTTAAGAAGGCAAAACGTAAAAGTCAAAGGCAAAAAATTAATATTTTTTCTCTTTTTTGCCTTTGACTTGTCTTGCTCCAAGATTCGGAAAACACAGCTACACCCTTTCACAGATATCCGTGTTCTGCCAAGAATGAGGGTGTGATATTATGCAAACCAACAGTAGCGGGTGTCTCTTCCTCAACCGCAATAGCTGGATTACGCAGAAATTTTTCTACATATTTGCCCAGAATATCGGCTTCCAAATTTACCAAACCGCCAGTCTGTAAATAAGCAAGATTCGTCTCGGCATAACTGTGAGGAATTACAGCAACCGTAAACCAGCTGCCAGCCTGGTCGCAATCTGCCACCGTCAGACTCACCCCATTGACAGCAATGCTGCCTTTGGGGATGATGTACCGTGCAACTCCCGCAGGTGCCGCAAAGCGCATCTCCCAAGAGTTAGAGGTTTGTAAAGATTCCTTTAAATAGCCAATTCCGTCTACGTGGCCAGTCACAAAATGCCCCCCCAGCTTGCTGCCAACCCGTAGAGACGTTTCTAAATTCACATAGGCGGCGGCTTGCTGTCGCTGCCCCAAAGTTGTGCGTTTGAGAGTTTCCGGAGAAGCGGCTGCCACAAAACCTTCGGGCAAAATCTCCTCAACCGTCAGACAAACGCCATCAACTGCCACACTGTCACCGATGGCAAGAGTCGGTAAAATCATCTGGGAGGCATCTCCAAGGGCTGAAAGCTCAAAGCGGTCTTCTCCCAAGGGATACATGGTTCCCAATGCTTGAATTAATCCGGTAAACACTATTTTTCGCTGAAATTAGGTAAATAACGGTGATTAGTCTCTGGCTAATGGCTAACTGCTAATTGTTTCAAAACAATTAGCAGTTAGCCATCAGCAGTTAGCAATTAGCAACGGACAATACGAGGTCTATATTTTTTAGTAAAATTCCCAGCCCAATCGACCTAAGACTGCGGCATACTGGGAAATACAGCTTGGTTGATCCCAACTTAACCAAGTCTTCACAGCTGGTTGTACCGTCGCTTGGTAAGGTGATTAGAACCGCAAGCGTATTTGTTAAATCCCAGATCCGTCTAATACCAGTTTATAGCTTTGCTTTACCCACCCCGACGCCTACCGTGTTCTAGAGGCCAAGCTGATGATTGAAATGAGAGTTGCTGGAATTGCATTAGATGCCGTCACGCGCAGTCCGATAGTATTGCTCAAAGATGCTTCGGAGCGACGGGCATTGCCAATCTACATTGGACAAGATCAGGCAAAGGCAATTATCAGTGCTTTGGAAAAACAGACTCCTCCCCGCCCTCTCACTCACGATTTGATTGTCAATATTTTAGAAGCGTGGAATATGACTCTGGAGAGAATCATTATTCACTCGCTTCAGGACAATACATTTTACGCGATCCTGAGCGTTCGCCAAGGTGAGGTAAAAAAG harbors:
- the pgeF gene encoding peptidoglycan editing factor PgeF, translated to MLSRTDLNLGAGESQNLTNIWNWHNWEGLPYLTCSLLRNWPHGFFTQQFSPRYPAELVGVLQPDAQVYRVKQVHGNVVMTPSQIEEAADCQELPPADGIVTELPQQSVWVASADCTPVLIADTQTGQVGAVHAGWRGTARKIVPQAIAHLLANGSQLQNLRVAMGPAITGEVYQLSVDVAAEVGASIVPQLDPEKDLEAILDALQQLPNSPLLPDSQPGRVRLDVRRVNELQLEQMGVSSEQVSVAPHCTYQEPEFFFSYRRDKLKKVQWSGIVSI
- a CDS encoding biotin--[acetyl-CoA-carboxylase] ligase; translated protein: MAFNQHWLKASVGEVPLKLSYHIFETLPSTNQTVWKLMDQGAEPGTVAIALEQTAGRGQWGRQWQSSLGGLYLSLALAPNLPATNSALLTLCSAWGIATALRSHSIPVFIKWPNDLILWGRKLGGILTETRVQQGKITKAVVGVGINWANPVPETGINLQSFFEQQPQQVISSLESLAAITLQGIFTGYQYASPKQIETLLPSYLELLTSKGRCVIVNGRSGVVVGVAPTGELRVRLYSGAAAEEICLQPGTISLGYER
- a CDS encoding M23 family metallopeptidase, which produces MQERNHPSCTLFGLFCRRKVLMQGLSWIGGIGVISSGWVVAQTDPSIDNIGSSTTQEAPPVVRFESNSPRPPAPPAARRRSIAQPERAIVPRRRSAPTASEPSVVPRRRSEKPVASRGRRSTPKPIASRRRRLAPELEQASAAFRRRYSPATEPSVVRRRRSAPAVESTAVSREPELSAPNLLEPNAISYVKPPKLAPSTSGEPEIASSDYNNNYIDPTDYSLGATSGGEELSASYEEPPEVVLSERSTGCQSVLQSGEGLSGGLCGGGRVASRRRDRVTANLASSPRSRRTYGNEVRQAIRARESGNRAEVTEAIRAVGNRSGLRRSRLASRLERNNRRGTLLASAGPVQIGPIRDRSNRTRYRRNRTSSSAPAIASNFQSEREYTPQNIPSYKPPIPTIFRGLSNGNTSLIFPLAVPAPITSLFGWRVHPISGSRRFHAGTDLGAPMGTPVLAAYAGRVAIADWMGGYGQAIVLQHNETQETLYAHLSEILVQPGQVIEQGTVIGRVGSTGNSTGPHLHFEVRQLTESGWTAMNSGAQLEYGLAQLIKALQVAQAPPQTTPQTTPQTTPQTTPQTTPQTTPQTMQPDS
- a CDS encoding riboflavin synthase; the protein is MFTGLIQALGTMYPLGEDRFELSALGDASQMILPTLAIGDSVAVDGVCLTVEEILPEGFVAAASPETLKRTTLGQRQQAAAYVNLETSLRVGSKLGGHFVTGHVDGIGYLKESLQTSNSWEMRFAAPAGVARYIIPKGSIAVNGVSLTVADCDQAGSWFTVAVIPHSYAETNLAYLQTGGLVNLEADILGKYVEKFLRNPAIAVEEETPATVGLHNITPSFLAEHGYL
- a CDS encoding bifunctional nuclease family protein; amino-acid sequence: MIEMRVAGIALDAVTRSPIVLLKDASERRALPIYIGQDQAKAIISALEKQTPPRPLTHDLIVNILEAWNMTLERIIIHSLQDNTFYAILSVRQGEVKKEIDARPSDAIAVAIRTDSPIWVMEEVVADASIPVDRDADEAERRAFRDFVSKLRPEDLIQRGGLSE